The Candidatus Tectomicrobia bacterium sequence CGCGCGGGGACCCCGAAATTGGCCGCCCTCTCGGCGGGGCAGGCACGGGGGCCTGCCCCTACGGGTGGACCCCTGCGGCGGATGTTACCGCGTCAGGTTCACCACCTCGTCCAGCAGCCGGCTGGTCGTGGAGATGACCCGCGCGTTCGCCTGGAAGGCCTGCTGGTCGCGGATGAGCCGCACGAACTCCTCGGCGATGTCCACGTTCGAGATCTCGACCGAGTTGGCCAGCACGACGCCGAAGCCGGCCGTCGTGGCCTGCCCGAGGATGGGCTGGCCCGAGCCCTGGGTCTCGGCGAAGAGCGAGTTGCCCACGTTCGAGAGGCCGCCCGGCGCGTTGAAGTTGGCCAGGATGATCCGGGCCAGGTCGCGCGTCTGGCCGTTGGTGAACTGGCCGGTGATGTTGCCGTTCCGGTTCACCGAAACGGAGATCAGGGTGCCCGTCGTGAACCCGTCCTGGGTCTGGTTGATGACCGCCGAGGAGCCGGCGAACTGCGTTACCCCGTCCAGGCCGCCCTGGAGCGAGGCGTCGGTGGTGATCGAGTTGCCGAAGTCGAAGTCGACGAGCTGGTTCTGCACGGCGCCGCCCGAGAAGTTGAAGCGGTTGGCGCGCGGGAAGGTCACCCCGTTGATGAGGTTCCCGGTGAACTTGTCCTCGATGTCGAGGCCGCCCGTGTTGTTGAACCAGAGCCGCCCGTAGAGCGCCTGCTCGTTCGAGCCGTCGGGGGTGGGGCCCACGAGGTCCCGGCCGAGCATGATGCCGTTGTACTCCCACATGTTCTCCCCGATCTTCCGGAAGAAGACGTTCAGGGAGTGCGACGACCCCAGGCTGTCGAACAGGATGATCGAGGTCGAGAAGGTGGAGCTCTGGAGGTTCGAGGGGTCGTTCACCGTGAACTCCCCGCTCCCGTTCACGTTGAGCGAGCTCACCTGGGACAGGGCCGTGGTGAGGGAGGTGTCGCTGGTGGTACTGCCGGCGACCGCGATCAAGTCGTCAGCCGCGGTGGAAAATCCAAGTGTCGCGGCCGCCGTGCTGGCCGCCTGAGTCCACCTCAAGTTCAGCGTCTGGACGTTTCCCGCGTTGTTCGTGACGGTAAACCGATCAGTGGCGCTGTCATAAGTCACGGCATAGACATCCAAAGTACCGTTCTGCAATTCAAGACCCGCCTTGATGGCGCTTGCCACCTGCTGGGCCGTGACAACTGTGCCGTTCGTCAAGCCGCCGTGTGTGATAAGACTAACGTTGGTGTCGGCACCACCGCCGAAGCTGGCCACGATATTGTCATTCAGCCCCAGGGTGAAGGCGAAGGTCTCGCTCACCGAGAGGTTGGTGGTGCCCAGGACGCCGAGGGTGCCCTCCGTCACCGAGATGGAGCTGGGCGGGATGGTGAAGGAGTTGGAGTCGGAGGGGATGTTGATTGTCCGCTCCCCTCCCGTGGACTGTGAGACGATCTGGAAGCGGTTCACGTTGGAGCCCGAGTTGTAGGTCACCCGGACCGAGCGGATGCGGTTCACCTGATCGGACTGGTCGGCGTTGTTGATCGCCGCCTCGATGGCCTGGGCCAGGCCGTCCCCGGTGAAGCCCCCGGCCGTGACCGTGACGGTCCGCGCGGGGACATAGAAGGCGCCGTCCAGGGTGATGGTGAACTGGTTGCGGCCCGTCACCACGTTGAACTGCACCTGGTTGTCGCTCGTGGTCGAGGAACCTTTGGCGATGGCGTCGTTGGAGGCCGTCGAGAAGCCCAGGTCGTCCGAGGCGGTGCTGGTCGCGACCGAGTGCCTCAGGGTGATCCCTAGACCGCTGCCCCCTGTGTCGTTCGTTATGGTGAACTTTTTGGTCGTGGTGCTGTAGGAGACGGTGTAGGTGTCGGCGAGCGCCGCGCCGCCGTTGGTGGCCTCGAGGGCCGTCTTGATGGCCGTGGCGACCGCCGTCGCGTCGTTCTGCGCGCCGCTGATCAGGCCGCCGTTCGTGATGAGGCTCGCCGTCCGGTCGGCCACGCCGTCGTTCCATTCGATGACGTCGTTCACGCCCGTGAGGAACTGGAAGCGCGTCTCCACCCCGCTCCCGCTGGTGGCCGTCCCGGCCGCGCCGAGGGAGGCCGCGCGGGCGTCGAGGTTGGCGACGAAGCCCGCCTTGGTGGTGGCCTTGGGCGGGTTGTTGGTGACGGTGAGGTTCAGGTCCTGCAGCGTGCCGCTCGGGTTGCCGGAGGCGTCCAGGGTCACGCCCTGCACCTTGTCGGCCCGGCCGTTCACGAGGAAGCCCTCGGAGTCGATGCTGAAGAGGCCCGCGCGGGTGTAGAAGATGCCGTCCGGGTTGCTCACGATGAAGAAGCCCCGGCCGTCGATGGCGAGGTCGGTGCCGCTCGAGGTGGTCTCGAAGGACCCCTGGGTGAACTGCTGGGTGACGCCGGCCAGCTGCACGCCGCGGCCGATCTGGTTGCCGCCCGCCGAGCCGGTGAGGCTCCGGGCGAGGATGTCGGCGAACTCGGCCCGGCTCCCCTTGAAGCCGGGCGAGTTGGCGTTCGCGATGTTGTTGCCGATGACCTCGATGGCCTGCGAGTAAACGTCCAAGCCGCTGACGCCTGCGAAGAGGGCTCCCAAGACGCCCATTTCCTGCCTCCTTCCCCCCCCGGGGGGTGTCTAGGATTTCGCCTCCACCACGGCGTCGACCCTCAGGTCGCCGAGGCCGGCCAGGCGGTTTTTGTCTTCCACGTTGACGACGGTGCGATCCCCGAGATCCACGACGTAGGCCATGCCGTCCATGAGGACGAGGGCCCGCTGCGCGCCCTTGAGCGAGGCCTCCTCGGCGGCCGCCGAGAGCCGGTTGAGCTGCGCCCCGTCCAGCCGCGTCCCCCTCTGGGCCAGCTTCTGCGCCGCCTCGGGGGCGAACTGAACGGGCATGGCCTTCTCCTTCCGCCCCGCCATCTCGGTGCGCAGGATTTCCTCGAAGCCGTCCCTGCGCTGGGGGGCGGAGAGGGCGCCGCCCCGGAGCTTGCCCCCGGCGGGCGGCAGCGGAGGGGCGGGCGGGGCCGTGAGGCTCGAGACGAGCGATCCGACCGACTGGACCGCCGCGAGCGCGAGAAGCGGGTTCATGAAGTCCTCCTGCCTAGATGCCCGGGGCGGCCGGGGGCGCTTCGCCGGCGGGCGGCGCGACCTGGGCGGCCGGCGCGGGCTCGGTGATCTGGACCACGCTCGAGAGGGGGATGTCCTTCGCCCCCACGGTGAGCAGGGTGCCGTCCTGCGCGAACTTGACGCTCTGGACGATGCCGCTCGAGAAGGTCTTCGCCTGGACGGGCTGGCCGTCGGCGCCGAAGGCGAGGATCGAGAAGGTGTAGACGCCGTCCTTCATCGGGTTGCCCTGCTGGTCCCTGGCCGGGAAGGCGATGGTGTGCAGCCCGGCGCCCCGGTTCCCCGCGTCGAAGACCCCGACGAGCGCCCCCGACTGGTCGAAGATGTTGACCACCGTGTCGTCGGTGGCCCCCTCCAGGGAGAAGGCCAGGTTCGAGGCCGCCCCGCCCGAGACGGTGACGGTGTTGCCCTCGGCGAGGACCTGCTTGCCCAGCATCCCCACCGCCTGGCCCTGGGAGAAAGCGCTCTGGAGGTTCCCGAGGCCCTCGAGCGACTTGTTGATGTTGATGAGCTGCTCGAGCGAGGAGAACATGGCGAGCTGCTGGGTGAACTCCGTGCCCTGCATCGGGTTCATCGGGTCCTGGTAGCGGAGCTGCGTCACCAGCAGGGTCAAGAACTGCGCCTTCTGCTCCTCGGCGCTCGTCTTGCCGGCGGGCGCGCCGATGCCCGTGTTGTTCGTCACCGTGACGGTGGGGTTGGAGACTGCCGAGGTGCCCGCCATGACGCCCTCCCGCTAGGCGAAGATGTTGATTGAGCCGTCGCCCGAGAGGGACGGCGAGGCGAAGACCGGGCCGCGCTCGGCCGGGCGGCCGGCTTCATCCTCCGGCCCCGCTTCGAGGTAGAGCGCGGTCTCGCCCTGGTTTCCGGCGCGGTCCTGGCCGAAGCTGCCGGGGTTCAGGTTGGCCCGCACGTCCACCGAGAAATTCTCGAGAGAGACGCCCTGCCGCTGGAGGGCCTCCCGGAGCTCCCTCAGGCCGGACATCACCGCGTCCTTGGCCCACGCGGTCTCGACCGTGAGCTTGGCGCTCATGGCCCCGTCCTGCATCCGGAGATCTATGTGGAGCCGCCCCAGCGAGGGCGGGTCGAGCTGGATGCGCGCCTGGGCCATCCCCTCCCGCACGGCGATGCTCATGCGCGAGAGGGCGGCCTCCAGCACCTGGCGGTGAACCTCGGTCCGCATGAACGGGTCCCGGACCGCCGCCTGGACGGCGGGAGGGTCGGCCTTGGCGTTCTCACCGGAGGCCTGCACTCCCTGGCGCTCCGCGAGGAGCTGCCCGCCCGGCTTGTCTCCTTCCGCCGGCTGGCCGAAATCCCCCTCGCCGGAGGGCGGGGCCGCGGCGGCCATCTGAGCCGGCGCGTCCGGCGCATCCGCGCCATCCGCGTCGGCGGGGCGGGCCCAGTCCGTCCACTCGGCATCCCCGGGCTCGGCCTCTTCCTGGGCCGCGGCCGCGGGGCGGGGAGCGGATTCCTCGGCCGTCTCCTCGGGGGCGGCTTCCGCGAAAAGGCGCCCCTCCTCCCGCGCGGGCGCGGCCTCATCGGAGGAAAGGCCATCCTCGACGGGCGGGAGGGCCGCCTGCGGTTCTCCCTCCTCCGCGAGGGCGGGGAGGTCCTCGCCCCCGGCGGGGGCAACCCGCGGGGCGGCCGGCGCCTCTTCCGGGTCCACCGGGGCCAATCCACCGGAAACGGCGCTGGTTTCCTCCGTCTCCTGGGTGAAGGCGGCCCCAGCCGGCGCGGCGGCCACGGCGACGGGCTTCTCCGCCGCCAGCGGCGCGGCCTGGGCCTCCTCGCCTTCGCCCTGGGACAGCGCCACGTCCGCCAGCGCCAGGCCCAGCGCGTTCGCCTGGATCCGCTCCCGCGGCCCTTCTCCCTGGGTCCCTTCCCCCTTGGAGGCGGCCGCGCCCAGCTTCAGGCCGTTCTCCCCGTCGGGCGCGACCGGGGCCCCGCCCGTCAGCCGGGAGAGGCCGAGCACCGCCGCCGCGACGAGCTGGGAGATGACGCCGGCCGCCTTCTCCTGGCCGGGGGGAACGGCGTTCTCCCCGTCCTCGGAAGATGCGGGGGTATCCTCGCCTTCCTCGGACTCCGGCGCGGCCGGTTTCCCGGGTTGCGCCTCGGAAGAAGCGGAGGCGGGCTTTCCCTCGCCGGAATTGGAGGCGCCCCCGCGCGGCGCCTCCTCCGGGCCTTTCCCCTTGGGAGCGGCGGCGGCCTGCGGTTCTTTTCCCTTGCCCGAGGACGGGGGAGCCGGGCTCGGCCCCTCGGGCCCCCGGCCCTGGCTCGCCCCCGCCAGCATCTCCGCGAAGCGGTCTCCATTGGAGCCGGAATCGCCGCGCGGCGAAGAAGGCGCCGCCACCACGTCGAGAATCTCGCCCGATGAAACCGCCGGAACACTCGGCATGACTTTCCTCCCAGACGATTCCGATAGGCCTGGGCCCGGTGGGGGCATCAGGCTGGGCGCCTCCTATTCACAAGCCATGCCAAAATCACATATTTGTTAATTCGCAATGATTTCAATCGGTTAAGAAGGGCACGAGGGCGCCGCGAGATGACGCGGGAGGCGTTCGAGGGGGAAAAAGATTCCGGAGGGAGGAAGGGATGGGCCGGCTCATGGGGGACGGACAGAAAGGCTGGGGGAGGGGTGCGGGGGTCCGCAGAGGGCGATGCTTGGCATCGCCCTCTGCGGATGATTGCCCGCCCGGGGCGAACACGAGGTTCGCCCCTACAGACCCATCGCGATCTCCGTCGCCTTCTGTAGGGGCGGTTCGCGAACCGCCCCTACGCAAACACCTCGATGCCGCCCGCCCCTGCGGATGGAATTTCCCTATTGAAACTGATTTTCCGTAGGCCGGCTGGCCGTCCCTGCGGACGGACCATGCCGTAGGTTCAGCGGGTGAGAGAAAACGGGGTCCTACTTCACCTGGGCTTTGGCGAGGAGCTCGCTGATGCGGGCGGCGCGCTCGGGCTGCACCACGGCCAGGATGGCGCCCGCCCGCTTCACCTGCATGTTCCGCAGGATCTGGACCGCGAGGCCGATGTCGAGGGTGTTGATGAGCTGGGCGGCGGCGTCCGGCGCCATGGCGGTGTAGGCCCGCACGAGGTGCTCCATGCGGTCGTCCTTGGTGGACGCGGTCTTCTCGAGGGCTTTCTGGATGCGCGTCTCGATCTCGGTCAGGGTGTCGATGCGCTTCTTGATGTCGGCCCGGAGCTCCTGGAGCCGGCTCTCCTCCCGGCGGAGCTCGGTTTCGCGCTGGTCGAGCTCGCGGCGCTTCTTCTCCAGCTCCTGGAGGAGTTGATCGCTCAGCCGCGCCTCGATGGCAGCGGGGGTCTCCTGCTTGCCCTTGTCGTCCTTTTTCTGGCCCTGGGCGGGAGGCTTGGCCGGCGCGGCGGGCTGGGCGCCGTAGGCCGGGGCGAGGAGCGCCCACAGGAGAAGAACGAGGCTTCCCGCGACTCCGAGCATCCTAGGCAACGCCGAACCTCCCCTTCGAGCGGGCGATGAAG is a genomic window containing:
- a CDS encoding flagellar hook-length control protein FliK, which gives rise to MPSVPAVSSGEILDVVAAPSSPRGDSGSNGDRFAEMLAGASQGRGPEGPSPAPPSSGKGKEPQAAAAPKGKGPEEAPRGGASNSGEGKPASASSEAQPGKPAAPESEEGEDTPASSEDGENAVPPGQEKAAGVISQLVAAAVLGLSRLTGGAPVAPDGENGLKLGAAASKGEGTQGEGPRERIQANALGLALADVALSQGEGEEAQAAPLAAEKPVAVAAAPAGAAFTQETEETSAVSGGLAPVDPEEAPAAPRVAPAGGEDLPALAEEGEPQAALPPVEDGLSSDEAAPAREEGRLFAEAAPEETAEESAPRPAAAAQEEAEPGDAEWTDWARPADADGADAPDAPAQMAAAAPPSGEGDFGQPAEGDKPGGQLLAERQGVQASGENAKADPPAVQAAVRDPFMRTEVHRQVLEAALSRMSIAVREGMAQARIQLDPPSLGRLHIDLRMQDGAMSAKLTVETAWAKDAVMSGLRELREALQRQGVSLENFSVDVRANLNPGSFGQDRAGNQGETALYLEAGPEDEAGRPAERGPVFASPSLSGDGSINIFA
- a CDS encoding flagellar hook-basal body complex protein — protein: MGVLGALFAGVSGLDVYSQAIEVIGNNIANANSPGFKGSRAEFADILARSLTGSAGGNQIGRGVQLAGVTQQFTQGSFETTSSGTDLAIDGRGFFIVSNPDGIFYTRAGLFSIDSEGFLVNGRADKVQGVTLDASGNPSGTLQDLNLTVTNNPPKATTKAGFVANLDARAASLGAAGTATSGSGVETRFQFLTGVNDVIEWNDGVADRTASLITNGGLISGAQNDATAVATAIKTALEATNGGAALADTYTVSYSTTTKKFTITNDTGGSGLGITLRHSVATSTASDDLGFSTASNDAIAKGSSTTSDNQVQFNVVTGRNQFTITLDGAFYVPARTVTVTAGGFTGDGLAQAIEAAINNADQSDQVNRIRSVRVTYNSGSNVNRFQIVSQSTGGERTINIPSDSNSFTIPPSSISVTEGTLGVLGTTNLSVSETFAFTLGLNDNIVASFGGGADTNVSLITHGGLTNGTVVTAQQVASAIKAGLELQNGTLDVYAVTYDSATDRFTVTNNAGNVQTLNLRWTQAASTAAATLGFSTAADDLIAVAGSTTSDTSLTTALSQVSSLNVNGSGEFTVNDPSNLQSSTFSTSIILFDSLGSSHSLNVFFRKIGENMWEYNGIMLGRDLVGPTPDGSNEQALYGRLWFNNTGGLDIEDKFTGNLINGVTFPRANRFNFSGGAVQNQLVDFDFGNSITTDASLQGGLDGVTQFAGSSAVINQTQDGFTTGTLISVSVNRNGNITGQFTNGQTRDLARIILANFNAPGGLSNVGNSLFAETQGSGQPILGQATTAGFGVVLANSVEISNVDIAEEFVRLIRDQQAFQANARVISTTSRLLDEVVNLTR